ACAACGCCGCGTCCTGGAAGGAGCGGACGAGACCGGCGGTCGCTCGGTGCTCCGGGGTCGCCTTCGTCATGTCTCGGTCCGCGAAGAAGATGGCGCCGGTGTCCGGTGCTGTGAACCCGGCGATGATCTCGAACAGGGTCGTCTTGCCGGCGCCGTTCGGTCCGATCACGCCGACGATCTCTCCGGGTCCTACCTCGAGGTCGACGTGGTCCACCGCGACGACGCCACCGAAGTGCCGGCTGATGTCGTTCACGACCAGCAGCGGCGTCGCACCCGGGCCGGCTTCGAGGTCTTGGGTGTCGGGCGTGAAGAGCCCGTCGAGCTGGGCCGAGCGCTGCAGCGGTGAACGCTGCGTGACGTCGGGCTCGGTCCGCACCGCAGCGGGGTCCAGCCCGGCACGAGCGGCCAGCCAGTCGTACCAGCGGTCGCGCATCCTCATGCCGATCCCGCCCAGGCCGTCAGGCAGCAGGACGACGACGAGGAGCCAGCCGAGGGCCAAGGCCGCCTGGCCGGGGATGCCCAGGATGACGAGCCCCGGGAGTCCGACGATGATGAGCGCTCCGACGAGCGGACCGATGACCAGGCCGAGCCCGCCCACCACGGTCAGCGCGACGACGTCGATGCTCGCGGTCGCCGGGAACGAGTTGACGGTGAGCGTCATCTGGCCGTGGCCGATCACCACACCACCGAGACCGGCAATCGCACCGGAGACGGCGTAGAGCTGCAGCTTGCGCATCGTCCGAGGAACGGTGAACGCGCGAGCGGCGTCCTCGTTGTCCCGGAGGGCCTGCAGGGATCGGCCGAAGCCGCTGCGCCAGAGGTTGGCGCACACGAACACACCGAGCGCGAGCATGAGGATCGCGAACAGGTAGTAGTCGCGCGCCAGGTTCATCGGATATCCGAACCAGGTCGGCTTCGCGGGCGAGATCCCGTCGCCGAGGAAGATGTCGAGCCGCAGGACCCAGGCCGTCGTGGCCAGCGCGAAGGCCAGGGTCGACACAGCGAGCGCCAGCCCCTTGAGCCGCAGTGCCGGGATGCCGACGAGCGCCGAGACGACCGCAGCCACCGCGACGCCGCCGAGGATGCCCAGGACGAAGTTTCCCGACGAGTTCGCGAGGTGCGCCGAGACTGCTGCGCCGATCCCGGCGTACGCGAACTGACCGAGCGAGAGCTGACCGGCGACGCCTGTGATGAGTCCGACGCTGAGGCCGACGATCGCGAAACCCGCGACGCTGGTCAGCACCGAGGCCGTCTCGTTGCTGACGAGGTAGGCGAGAGCGACCGCGACCGTCACCGAGCCGATCACGACCACGGGCGGGGTGAGACGGATCGCACGCACCGCCTTGTAGGCGGCTGGGACCGGAGGGGAACCGACACGGCGCCAGCCGCCGCGCTCCGTGTCAGCGCGACCGAGGGTCGGCTGGCGCAGCAGCGCGACGACGATGACGATCCCGATCACCACCGGCACGAGGCCACGCGTGTCG
Above is a genomic segment from Mumia sp. Pv4-285 containing:
- a CDS encoding ABC transporter permease subunit, coding for MSATEAVLAMDVMGFQIGIDRLIIGVFTGLTYGMLAVGLVLVYRSSKFVNFAHGSIGAFGASVLGLLVVDWGTPYFVAFPVAIAVAALLAGGIEVGVVRRLAGRPSLIGMIATLGLSQFILIMALLVNSDGVSGFTFPEPPFLPSFTLGTTPVGPSYLAMLLLAPAVLLGLAWFLRRTRQGLAIRAAADSADTAALEGIRAPRMASYAWAIAGGIAALSAILVTPTTAGQSIETLGPDLLLKGLAGAVIARMTSIPIAFWASIAIGVLEQILLSNPDTRGLVPVVIGIVIVVALLRQPTLGRADTERGGWRRVGSPPVPAAYKAVRAIRLTPPVVVIGSVTVAVALAYLVSNETASVLTSVAGFAIVGLSVGLITGVAGQLSLGQFAYAGIGAAVSAHLANSSGNFVLGILGGVAVAAVVSALVGIPALRLKGLALAVSTLAFALATTAWVLRLDIFLGDGISPAKPTWFGYPMNLARDYYLFAILMLALGVFVCANLWRSGFGRSLQALRDNEDAARAFTVPRTMRKLQLYAVSGAIAGLGGVVIGHGQMTLTVNSFPATASIDVVALTVVGGLGLVIGPLVGALIIVGLPGLVILGIPGQAALALGWLLVVVLLPDGLGGIGMRMRDRWYDWLAARAGLDPAAVRTEPDVTQRSPLQRSAQLDGLFTPDTQDLEAGPGATPLLVVNDISRHFGGVVAVDHVDLEVGPGEIVGVIGPNGAGKTTLFEIIAGFTAPDTGAIFFADRDMTKATPEHRATAGLVRSFQDAALFPTMTVRETVMVAGERTHPSRLAVAALGTPFPDRLKANRADELIDRMGLGPFAGRTIAELSTGTRRVVELTCLLALEPRVLLLDEPSAGIAQNECEALGDLLLDVRRELGTAMVVIEHDLPLLSRLCDRMVAMNLGRLVASGTPDEVRSHPEVISSYLGSDHAAIERSGSHLAPVTPLPAGTP